A stretch of the Flavobacterium sp. 5 genome encodes the following:
- a CDS encoding SusC/RagA family TonB-linked outer membrane protein, whose protein sequence is MKKPVVKQRLLYRIMKITLFQMVLAFVFSTVMMANSAKGQKKLDTKVTISITNLSLSNALSKLEKSANVKFSYNSRITQLNQKVNITANDELLSTILNEILLPLSINYSEVSNQIVLENITAKESTNLGLLGTLNSNLIAATIVKGKVIDSNGNPLPGASVLVKGSKVATLTDFDGGFSLEVPTGSTKLVISYIGMQTKEITVSGDYVTVVLSELGQNLNEVIITTGYEKTSKRTFTGAASKITDKELKVDGVVDVSRMIEGKAAGVTVQNVTGTFGTAPKITVRGSSSIFGDTKPLWVIDGVVQEDIINLSFADLASGNSETLLSSSIAGLNANDIQSIEILKDASATSIYGSRSLNGVVVVTTKQGRRDSPLKITYSLEQSLRTVPNYNQYDILNSQESMSIFKEMEAKGYLDLPTTVNGRYGGAYNILGRAINTYVPETNSYLVNNDPVSRNNFLKKYELANTDWFNVLFRPSITQNHSLSFSGGGKNNTFYASLGYYSDPGWTIADQVKQLSSNIKGTFFVNDKLNITLSTLASVRNQDAPGSYESEKDEVFGKVTRDFDINPFNYVLNTSRTLRPYDENGNLEYYRNNWASMNIINELKNNYMEIEVKDIRFQLDLDYKINSHLTYDLTGSARYANTSREHKILENSNVVGAYKAGTPEGEDGVNTLVRDQNVFLYQDPNDLTAPKVSVLPNGGFLRKFTNDMTSYNLRNSITYRNTFKEKHELEGFFGTELRSVDRNSDNFTAAGLQYDRGLTAFTDPRIIEKVINGGDSYYGFNVEKERTVGFFGKLGYTYDRRYTASVTGRYDGSNRQGDSGSSRWLPTYTFSGKWNLSEENFMKNATAVNNLSLRGSYGLTATAGPATNSLAIYKSYVTDRFNLDDRESGIQIDQLQNGSLTWEKQFETNLGVDLAMFNNRIQFTTDVYSRKAFDLVDYVITSGIGGQRIKQGNNANMETKGLEVGFTTKNINSANFKWSTTLNFSVYNQEITKLENKPTAFDLIDGNGGNTVGHPRNSIYSYQFTGLNNQGLPTFIMADGEKDNITGADFQDNKNVTDYLKYEGSIEPNKSIGLANTFTYKNWSLYVFFVGSGGNKVRLNPVYDSTYDDLTVFTKEFTNRWINPGDENYTNVPVIADKRLNSNYGGSRTLARAYNTYNYSDVRVADGDFVRLKNISLSWEFPKDFKKKLGVTAFTLRGSSVNPWLIYSDKKLNGQDPEFRNTGGVAMPVTTQYTFAINLSF, encoded by the coding sequence ATGAAAAAACCTGTTGTTAAACAACGATTACTCTATCGAATCATGAAAATAACACTCTTTCAGATGGTATTGGCTTTTGTCTTTTCGACTGTTATGATGGCAAACAGTGCCAAAGGACAGAAAAAACTAGATACAAAAGTCACGATATCTATTACCAACTTGAGTTTATCCAATGCATTATCTAAACTTGAAAAATCAGCTAATGTAAAGTTTTCGTATAATTCAAGAATCACTCAACTTAACCAAAAAGTAAATATTACTGCTAACGATGAATTGCTTTCTACTATTTTAAATGAAATACTTTTACCGTTAAGCATAAACTATTCTGAAGTAAGCAATCAAATTGTTTTAGAAAATATAACTGCTAAAGAATCTACAAATCTTGGTCTTTTAGGAACATTAAATTCTAATTTAATTGCTGCAACTATAGTAAAAGGGAAAGTAATCGATTCTAATGGCAATCCACTTCCAGGAGCATCAGTATTAGTAAAAGGAAGTAAAGTGGCAACATTAACCGATTTTGACGGAGGCTTTTCATTAGAGGTACCGACTGGTAGTACAAAACTTGTAATTAGCTATATTGGTATGCAAACCAAAGAAATTACGGTTTCTGGCGATTATGTTACAGTAGTATTATCTGAATTAGGACAAAATCTTAATGAAGTTATCATTACTACTGGATATGAAAAAACCTCAAAAAGAACTTTTACTGGTGCAGCAAGTAAAATTACTGACAAAGAATTAAAAGTTGATGGTGTAGTTGATGTAAGCCGAATGATTGAAGGTAAGGCTGCCGGTGTAACGGTTCAAAACGTAACCGGTACTTTCGGTACTGCTCCAAAAATTACAGTTCGTGGATCGTCTTCTATATTTGGAGATACAAAACCGTTATGGGTTATTGATGGTGTTGTACAAGAAGATATCATCAATCTTTCATTTGCTGATTTAGCTTCAGGAAACTCAGAAACTTTATTAAGTTCTTCAATTGCAGGCTTAAATGCTAACGATATTCAAAGTATTGAAATTCTAAAAGATGCCTCAGCAACTTCAATTTACGGTTCAAGATCTCTAAATGGTGTTGTTGTTGTTACTACCAAACAAGGACGTAGAGACTCCCCTTTAAAAATAACATATTCCTTAGAACAATCTCTTAGAACTGTACCAAATTACAACCAATATGATATCTTGAATTCTCAAGAATCAATGAGTATATTTAAAGAAATGGAAGCTAAAGGATATTTAGATTTACCAACAACAGTAAATGGAAGATATGGTGGAGCATATAACATTTTAGGAAGAGCAATCAATACCTATGTTCCAGAAACTAATAGTTATTTAGTAAATAATGATCCTGTTAGTCGCAATAATTTCTTAAAAAAATATGAGCTTGCCAATACAGATTGGTTTAATGTTTTATTTAGACCCTCAATTACACAAAACCACTCTTTGAGTTTTTCTGGAGGGGGAAAAAACAATACCTTTTATGCTTCATTAGGTTATTACAGTGACCCAGGATGGACTATTGCTGATCAAGTAAAACAATTATCATCTAATATTAAAGGGACATTTTTTGTAAATGACAAACTGAACATAACACTTTCTACATTAGCTTCTGTGCGTAATCAAGATGCACCTGGTAGTTATGAAAGTGAAAAAGATGAAGTTTTTGGAAAAGTTACCAGAGATTTTGATATCAATCCTTTTAATTATGTTTTAAATACTAGTAGAACTTTAAGACCATATGATGAGAATGGAAATTTAGAATATTATAGAAACAATTGGGCTTCTATGAATATCATAAATGAACTGAAAAACAATTATATGGAAATTGAAGTGAAAGACATTCGCTTTCAACTAGATTTAGATTATAAAATAAATTCACATTTAACATACGATCTAACGGGATCTGCTCGTTACGCAAATACAAGCCGAGAACATAAAATATTAGAAAACTCAAATGTTGTAGGTGCATACAAGGCAGGAACTCCTGAAGGGGAAGATGGCGTGAATACATTGGTTAGAGACCAAAATGTCTTTTTATATCAAGACCCTAATGACTTGACCGCTCCTAAAGTTTCGGTTTTACCGAATGGTGGTTTCTTGAGAAAATTTACAAACGACATGACTTCTTATAATCTTAGAAATAGTATTACCTACAGAAATACTTTTAAAGAAAAACATGAATTAGAAGGTTTCTTCGGAACAGAATTGCGTTCTGTTGATAGAAACAGTGACAATTTCACAGCAGCTGGACTTCAGTACGATAGAGGTCTTACCGCTTTTACTGATCCAAGAATAATCGAAAAAGTAATTAACGGAGGAGATTCTTATTATGGATTTAATGTAGAAAAAGAAAGAACAGTAGGATTCTTCGGAAAACTTGGATATACTTATGACCGTCGCTATACAGCTTCTGTAACAGGTCGTTATGATGGATCAAATAGACAAGGTGATAGTGGTTCTTCAAGATGGTTACCAACTTATACTTTTAGTGGGAAATGGAATCTTTCTGAAGAAAATTTCATGAAAAATGCAACAGCTGTAAACAATTTAAGCTTAAGAGGTTCTTATGGTCTTACTGCAACAGCTGGACCTGCAACAAACTCTTTGGCAATTTACAAAAGTTATGTTACTGATCGTTTCAATCTTGATGATAGAGAATCAGGAATTCAAATTGATCAATTACAAAACGGAAGCTTGACTTGGGAGAAACAATTTGAGACCAATTTAGGAGTTGATTTAGCCATGTTTAATAACAGAATACAATTCACAACAGATGTGTATAGCCGAAAAGCATTTGATTTAGTTGACTATGTTATCACTTCTGGAATTGGTGGACAAAGAATAAAACAAGGTAACAATGCAAATATGGAGACCAAAGGTCTAGAAGTTGGATTTACAACAAAAAATATAAATTCAGCAAATTTCAAATGGTCAACAACATTGAATTTTTCAGTTTACAATCAAGAGATTACAAAATTAGAAAACAAACCTACTGCTTTCGATTTAATTGATGGTAATGGTGGTAATACTGTTGGACATCCAAGAAATTCTATCTATTCCTACCAATTTACAGGTCTAAACAATCAAGGTTTACCAACTTTTATTATGGCTGATGGAGAAAAGGATAATATAACTGGAGCTGACTTTCAAGACAATAAAAATGTTACTGATTATTTAAAATACGAAGGATCGATTGAGCCAAATAAATCTATAGGTCTTGCTAATACTTTTACTTATAAAAATTGGTCATTATATGTCTTTTTTGTTGGATCTGGAGGAAACAAAGTACGTTTAAATCCTGTTTATGACAGTACTTATGATGATTTAACCGTTTTCACTAAAGAATTCACTAACCGTTGGATCAACCCTGGTGATGAAAACTATACAAATGTTCCTGTTATCGCTGATAAACGATTGAATTCAAATTACGGAGGATCAAGAACACTAGCAAGAGCTTATAACACTTATAACTATTCAGATGTTCGAGTTGCAGATGGTGATTTTGTTAGATTAAAAAACATATCATTGAGTTGGGAATTTCCAAAAGATTTCAAGAAAAAATTAGGAGTAACTGCCTTTACTTTAAGAGGTTCTTCAGTTAATCCTTGGTTAATTTATTCTGATAAAAAATTAAATGGTCAAGATCCTGAATTCCGTAATACTGGAGGTGTTGCCATGCCAGTTACCACTCAATATACTTTTGCTATAAACCTTTCATTTTAA
- a CDS encoding RagB/SusD family nutrient uptake outer membrane protein has protein sequence MKNLKITLLLLMLIGVSSCDDFLSEKPDNRTEINTPDKISEVLVYAYPQMSYFDIAETMSDNVFDSGLAETLQKNEQNYNWEIQTETNNIDTQAYYWDACYKAIAHANTALQAIEDLGSPSSLNPQKGEALLARAYSHFMLVTFWSQRYNPATASSTIGIPYVTKPETELVPQYKRNTVQEVFDFIQKDIEEGLPYITNNYKEPKFHFNKDAAKAFASRFYLIKGDWNRVIALSNDLGSKPTGKLRNFLSYTLMSPDDQRVSYASSDAQTNLLIVSANSIVGRSASESRFYLSGERYNDILGSNTNLFDKYWLYNFYSSNSSITVFMPKFYEYFKYTNVTAQIGEPYVAEVLLSNDEFFLNRIEAHVMSGQISLANDELEYFLGTRTEDYDATTDKLTEASVVAKYPVIADEYTPFYTMTPVQTSYIKAIAETRRRDFIHEGMRWFDVKRFNIVVNHEINNQATNILVKDDNRRALQIPQHASSNGVELNPR, from the coding sequence ATGAAAAATTTAAAAATAACACTATTACTTCTAATGCTTATAGGTGTTAGTAGTTGTGATGATTTCCTTTCTGAAAAACCCGACAATAGAACCGAAATAAATACTCCCGATAAAATTTCTGAAGTTTTAGTTTATGCTTATCCACAAATGAGCTATTTTGATATCGCTGAAACAATGTCTGACAACGTATTTGATAGTGGTTTAGCAGAAACATTACAAAAAAATGAACAGAACTATAATTGGGAAATTCAAACAGAAACAAACAATATAGACACTCAGGCTTATTATTGGGATGCTTGTTATAAAGCAATTGCTCATGCAAATACAGCCCTACAAGCAATTGAAGATTTAGGAAGTCCAAGCAGTCTAAATCCACAAAAAGGGGAAGCTTTACTAGCAAGAGCCTATTCGCATTTTATGTTAGTAACTTTTTGGTCTCAACGTTATAACCCGGCTACAGCTAGTTCAACTATTGGTATCCCTTACGTTACAAAACCAGAAACCGAACTAGTTCCTCAATACAAAAGAAACACAGTTCAAGAAGTATTTGACTTTATTCAAAAAGACATTGAAGAAGGCTTACCTTATATAACTAATAATTATAAAGAACCTAAGTTCCATTTTAATAAAGATGCAGCTAAAGCATTTGCTAGTAGATTTTATTTAATAAAAGGAGATTGGAACAGGGTAATTGCATTATCAAATGACTTAGGATCAAAACCTACTGGAAAACTAAGGAATTTTCTATCCTATACTTTAATGAGTCCAGATGACCAACGTGTAAGTTATGCAAGCAGTGATGCTCAAACTAACTTATTAATTGTATCAGCAAATTCAATTGTTGGAAGATCAGCTTCTGAAAGCAGATTTTATCTTTCGGGCGAAAGATATAATGACATTCTCGGCTCTAATACAAATCTTTTTGACAAATACTGGTTGTACAATTTTTATTCATCTAATAGTAGTATAACTGTGTTCATGCCAAAATTTTATGAGTATTTCAAATATACCAATGTAACAGCTCAAATTGGAGAACCTTATGTTGCTGAAGTTTTACTAAGCAATGATGAGTTTTTCTTGAATCGTATAGAAGCTCACGTTATGTCTGGGCAAATAAGTTTGGCCAATGATGAATTAGAATACTTTTTAGGAACTAGAACCGAAGATTACGATGCAACTACAGATAAATTAACCGAAGCTTCAGTTGTTGCTAAATATCCTGTAATTGCAGATGAATACACACCCTTTTACACTATGACTCCAGTACAAACATCTTACATTAAAGCAATTGCCGAAACAAGACGTAGAGATTTTATACACGAAGGGATGAGATGGTTCGATGTAAAGCGTTTTAATATTGTGGTTAATCACGAAATTAACAACCAAGCAACGAATATTTTAGTCAAAGATGATAATCGTAGAGCCTTACAAATACCGCAGCATGCTTCGAGTAATGGTGTCGAATTAAATCCAAGATAA
- a CDS encoding RNA polymerase sigma factor, with product MKTQFKHTYTLDDFTLWNNLKAGDEKAFSILFEKYYSDLVRYGNSLCSYDDKVQDCVQDVFTDIWVYRESLSASVIVKAYLLSSVRKRIGRLYKRDPFFKKGINIETTEFLFDFSIEQQLIDDEITAEKVLQLNMLINNLPSRQKEALYLRYHQQLTVEQIAEIMMVNYQSASNILFRGIQNLRKDWKENISIILILSSSFI from the coding sequence TTGAAGACTCAATTTAAACATACATATACTTTAGATGATTTCACATTATGGAATAATTTGAAAGCGGGTGATGAAAAAGCTTTTTCGATACTTTTTGAAAAATATTATTCGGATTTAGTTCGCTATGGTAATTCTCTATGTTCATATGACGACAAAGTACAGGATTGTGTTCAGGATGTTTTTACAGATATTTGGGTGTATCGAGAATCACTTTCCGCTAGTGTTATTGTTAAGGCTTATTTATTATCCAGTGTTCGTAAAAGAATTGGAAGATTGTACAAACGTGATCCTTTTTTCAAAAAAGGAATCAATATAGAAACTACTGAATTTCTATTTGATTTCTCCATTGAGCAACAATTAATTGATGATGAAATTACCGCCGAAAAAGTATTACAACTTAATATGCTAATTAACAACTTGCCATCTAGACAAAAAGAAGCTTTGTACCTGCGTTATCATCAACAGTTAACGGTAGAACAAATTGCCGAAATAATGATGGTTAATTATCAGTCGGCAAGTAATATTTTATTTAGAGGAATACAGAACTTACGTAAAGATTGGAAAGAAAATATCTCAATAATTTTAATATTATCCTCTTCATTTATCTAG
- a CDS encoding substrate import-associated zinc metallohydrolase lipoprotein — MKIVKYIKIAVLFLTSVVLVSCSKEDQVGESQLNYNQPTKTELDNWIGINYLNPYNINVQYKWNQNTVDNSRYLFPPLVEKVQPALEIVQKIWLDSYKTIGGADFVKKIAPREIVLVGGVNLNSVGTRTLGLAEGGQRVTLFETDYIDRTDRANIKEFIHTIQHEYIHILNQNKPFDEKSWAAITPVGYTADWYNYPIPVSNEIGFITSYARSNINEDFAETASVILINSKVEYAAFLAGIKSPTALAALKAKEALVVKYFKDAFEMDFYALRDEAEKNTNAVIN, encoded by the coding sequence ATGAAAATAGTAAAATATATAAAAATAGCAGTTTTGTTTTTGACATCCGTAGTACTTGTTTCGTGTTCTAAGGAAGACCAAGTAGGCGAAAGTCAACTTAATTATAATCAACCTACAAAAACAGAATTAGATAACTGGATAGGTATCAATTATCTTAACCCTTATAATATTAATGTTCAATATAAATGGAACCAAAATACGGTAGATAATAGTCGTTATTTATTTCCACCATTAGTAGAAAAAGTACAGCCGGCACTCGAAATAGTTCAAAAAATATGGCTTGATAGTTATAAAACAATTGGAGGTGCAGATTTTGTAAAAAAAATTGCTCCTAGAGAAATTGTTTTAGTTGGAGGAGTAAATTTAAATAGTGTAGGCACTCGAACTCTAGGATTAGCCGAAGGAGGTCAGCGAGTAACACTTTTTGAAACTGATTATATCGATAGAACAGACCGAGCTAACATTAAAGAGTTTATACACACCATTCAACATGAGTATATTCATATTTTAAATCAAAACAAACCTTTTGACGAAAAATCTTGGGCAGCAATTACTCCTGTTGGATATACTGCCGATTGGTACAATTATCCAATTCCTGTCTCAAACGAAATAGGTTTTATTACTAGTTATGCAAGATCAAATATAAATGAAGATTTTGCAGAAACAGCTTCTGTTATACTAATTAACTCAAAAGTAGAATATGCTGCTTTTTTAGCAGGTATTAAAAGTCCAACTGCCCTTGCAGCTCTAAAAGCAAAAGAGGCATTAGTAGTAAAATATTTCAAAGATGCTTTTGAGATGGATTTTTATGCTTTACGCGATGAAGCTGAAAAAAATACGAATGCTGTAATAAATTAA
- a CDS encoding MFS transporter: MEQDQNKKNSLKHVLFGSLIGTTIEFFDFYIYANAAVLVFPQLFFPSSDTTMATLESLATFSIAFLSRPLGSAFFGHYGDKIGRKFTLVAALLTMGISTVTIGFLPSYASIGVAAPLLLMLCRFGQGVGLGGEWGGAVLLAIENAPPNKRAWYGMFPQLGAPIGLLLSGGTFLLLTDSMSSQDFMDYGWRIPFIASSLLVVVGFYIRTKITETPSFENSKKEHEEVKIPFFTLVKSYKNQLIFGTLAAVTTFLVFYLMTVFTLSWATSDLGFEKRDFLLIQLFAVLFFALFIPISALIADKIGRRKMLIMATTAIAVFGFFFSYFMNSGSTVMVTFFLCTGMALMGFTYGPLGTFLSELFPTTVRYSGASLTFNMAGILGAAFAPMIAIWLASTYSLTYVGFYLTFAACISLFALLVISKKEHKF; the protein is encoded by the coding sequence ATGGAACAAGACCAAAATAAAAAGAACTCTTTAAAACATGTTCTTTTTGGTAGCCTTATTGGTACCACAATCGAATTTTTTGACTTTTATATTTATGCCAATGCTGCGGTGTTGGTTTTTCCACAATTATTTTTTCCAAGTTCAGATACTACGATGGCAACGTTAGAATCGTTGGCAACCTTTTCGATAGCTTTTTTATCACGTCCTTTGGGTTCTGCATTTTTTGGGCATTATGGAGATAAAATAGGGCGTAAATTTACTTTAGTAGCAGCTCTATTAACAATGGGAATATCGACTGTGACTATTGGTTTTTTACCGAGTTATGCCAGTATAGGTGTTGCCGCTCCTTTACTATTAATGTTGTGTCGTTTTGGACAAGGTGTTGGATTAGGTGGCGAGTGGGGAGGAGCTGTTTTATTAGCTATTGAAAATGCACCACCCAACAAACGCGCTTGGTATGGTATGTTTCCGCAATTGGGTGCGCCAATTGGTTTACTGCTTTCAGGAGGAACTTTTTTATTGTTGACTGATTCAATGAGTAGCCAGGATTTTATGGATTATGGCTGGAGAATTCCTTTTATTGCCAGTTCACTTTTGGTTGTGGTTGGTTTTTATATCCGAACTAAAATTACCGAAACACCTTCTTTTGAAAATTCAAAAAAAGAACATGAAGAGGTTAAAATTCCTTTTTTTACATTGGTGAAGTCTTATAAAAATCAATTAATTTTTGGAACATTGGCAGCTGTGACAACTTTCTTGGTTTTTTATCTAATGACCGTTTTTACCTTGAGTTGGGCAACTTCGGATTTGGGTTTCGAAAAAAGAGATTTTTTATTGATTCAGTTGTTTGCGGTGTTGTTTTTCGCATTGTTTATTCCAATTTCTGCGTTAATTGCTGATAAAATTGGACGTCGCAAAATGTTGATTATGGCTACGACTGCTATTGCGGTTTTTGGCTTTTTCTTTTCGTATTTTATGAATTCAGGAAGCACAGTAATGGTTACTTTCTTTTTGTGTACAGGAATGGCTTTGATGGGATTCACTTACGGACCTTTAGGAACTTTTTTATCTGAATTATTTCCTACTACTGTTCGATATTCAGGAGCTTCACTAACTTTTAATATGGCTGGAATTCTTGGTGCAGCGTTTGCCCCAATGATTGCTATTTGGTTGGCATCAACTTATAGTTTGACTTATGTTGGGTTTTACTTGACGTTTGCGGCTTGTATTTCTTTGTTCGCTTTATTAGTGATTAGTAAGAAGGAACATAAGTTTTAA
- a CDS encoding FecR family protein, with amino-acid sequence MQKRNNYTQTKDFLGDDSFRQWILQNKNASNWENWTLENPERTKLVQEARLWILAMKVEETQMLTATVESALENTWKKIALKETTLKSVQNPKSKIWNNHWFRSAAAVLVIALTFSWSYNNYFNSAEDNRVYQELLTENKEGLVEQTNNSKKPQIITLSDGSSVLLQPKSKLSYPNIFTGNERKVYLSGEAFFEISKNKRKPFFVFANEIVTKVVGTSFRICAFENQPNVEVIVRTGKVKVHSKDQGTKTSSDEVILLPNEAVRFVRETAKFNKITDITKDAILKQAAKNIEQLSFDFTDIPVSQIFKTIEQAYEVEIDFPKEKLKNCHLTTSLIDQPLPEKLKIICKSIGNNTSYEMNGNQIIITSQGCN; translated from the coding sequence ATGCAAAAGCGAAATAATTATACTCAAACAAAAGACTTTTTAGGCGATGATTCCTTTCGTCAATGGATTCTGCAAAATAAAAATGCTTCCAACTGGGAGAATTGGACACTCGAAAATCCTGAAAGAACAAAATTAGTACAAGAAGCTCGTTTATGGATTCTTGCTATGAAAGTTGAAGAAACCCAAATGTTAACGGCAACAGTAGAATCAGCTTTAGAAAATACTTGGAAAAAAATTGCCCTTAAAGAAACCACACTTAAAAGTGTTCAAAATCCAAAATCTAAAATTTGGAATAACCATTGGTTTCGATCAGCAGCAGCTGTTTTGGTAATAGCTCTGACATTTTCTTGGAGCTATAACAACTATTTTAATTCAGCAGAAGACAATCGTGTTTATCAGGAACTTCTTACGGAAAATAAAGAAGGATTAGTTGAACAAACGAACAACTCCAAAAAACCTCAAATCATAACTTTATCTGACGGAAGTTCTGTTTTGTTGCAACCAAAAAGTAAACTGAGCTATCCTAACATTTTTACTGGAAATGAACGAAAAGTATATTTATCTGGCGAAGCTTTTTTTGAAATAAGTAAAAATAAAAGAAAACCATTTTTTGTTTTCGCCAACGAAATTGTAACCAAAGTTGTTGGAACGAGTTTTAGAATTTGTGCTTTTGAAAATCAACCCAATGTAGAAGTAATCGTTCGTACTGGAAAAGTAAAAGTTCACTCTAAAGATCAGGGAACCAAGACTTCTTCTGACGAAGTTATTTTATTACCCAATGAAGCTGTACGGTTTGTAAGAGAAACAGCAAAATTTAATAAAATAACAGATATCACCAAAGATGCTATTCTGAAACAAGCTGCAAAAAACATTGAACAATTGAGTTTTGATTTTACTGATATTCCAGTAAGTCAAATATTCAAAACAATCGAACAAGCTTATGAAGTAGAAATTGATTTTCCAAAAGAAAAATTAAAAAATTGCCATTTAACTACTTCTTTAATCGATCAACCTTTGCCAGAAAAATTAAAAATTATATGTAAAAGCATTGGAAATAATACTAGTTACGAAATGAATGGAAACCAGATCATTATAACCTCTCAAGGATGTAATTAA